The bacterium nucleotide sequence GAGCCTGCCACTGAAGCGATAACATCGAGATTATCTCTTTCTTCAGCGAAGAACCCGAAAGAAGTGAAGTAGTTGTAGCATGCGTCAAATTCCCGTTCGAACGGAATCGAGCGCATGTCGCCCTCGAGGAACCGGACGTTAAGATCCTCCTTATTCTTGATCTCTCTGGCCTTTTGCAGATACTGCCCGGTTACGTCGAGTCCTGTGACGCCCGTGAAGCCGCGTCTTGCGAGCTCGAGCGCGTGGCGGCCCATGCCACAGGCAAGGTCAAGGACTCTCTCCTGCTTCTGCAATTTAAGTGCGTCGATTATAAAATCGACTTCCTTCCGAGTTCGCTCCGTTTCTATTATCTCCAGACCGAGACGGGCGTAGCTATCATCGAAAAAAGTCTTCCACCAAGGCGCGTCCTGCTCGAATTCATGGTTATTGCTCATCTTAGCTCCCTTGCTATCGATTTGCTGTCGACTTCGCCTTTGCTGAACAGGATAATCATCCTGCGGCTGTCCAGTGTGAAGGAATCACCCTCAATCGAGCCCCAAGCTTTGACGTAGTTCAATCCATACCTGGCAAACATATCTGCCAGCTCGTGCAGCGAGTACTGGCGAAGCTGCATTCTTCGAGTCCTCGGTTTACCGTCCTTATCGACAAATGTCCATTCGCCGTGATGGGTGGATGTAGCAAGGTCGAAACTGTTTTTTTCGAGCACGTAGTTCGGCGCCTCGCCGTGCCAGGTTTGTTCAGCAAAGTTGCGCAGAACCCAGTCGCGGTTGTTAGAGTCTAAAAGGAACCTGCCGCCCTGCCTGAGGGCGCCACCCACGGCGTCTGCGACCTTCTCGTTCTCGCGCTCATCCTCGAAATAGCCGAAGGATGTATGCCAAGAGTAGATAGCATCCAGTTTTCCGTAACCGGGGATGCGGCGCATGTCGCTTTCTATGAGATCGAGCTTGAATCCCATTCTCTTTGCTTCCTTAGCGGCGTGCTCGAGGTATTGCCTGCAGAAATCCTGACCGATGACGTGCTTGAAACCTCGACTTGCCAGTTCCAGCGCGTGGCGGCCTATGCCGCAGCAAAGATCGAGGACCTTCTCGCCAGGTTTCAAATCAAGCGCATGGATGATGAAGTCGACTTGTCTGGATGTCAACTTCGGTGTATGAGCGTCGAAACTGAATCGCTTCCAGTCGTCATCAAAGAAATTCTGCCACCACTCGGTAGCCCCAGAAGATTGCTGCGCAGTATTCTCGGTACCCCGATATCGGTTGTTTTGTATGTTTGTCATTTTTTACTCCTTAATCGCAAGTATCTTAAGATGATAAGCATCAAATGTTGCCGGAACTTTGTCCAGATTGGCCCAGGCGTCCTCGAAACGCAACCCGCTCTGAGAGAACATTCCGATCAACTCGTTCAGTGAATAAAGACGCAGTCTCATCTGTCTGTGATAGGTACCGGTGTGTGTAATCATCGTCCACGAGGAATAAACAGTTGAGGTTATTAAATCGAAAGTGCGATCCTCCAGTATATACTCATTGTTTACTCGCTTCCAGCCATTGCTCGAAAAGTTGCGGATAACCCAATCACGGTGTATGATATCGAGCAGAAGTTTGCCTCCGGGTTTCAGTGCCCGTGCTGCCGATGCAAGAATCCTTGCGTCGTCGGCGGGATCCTCGAAGTAACCCAGAAGGTTCATCCATATATAGGCTCTTTCAAACTCCCCGGAATAAGGAAGTCCCCGGGCATCGCCGGTAATGAATCTCGGAGCCAGATTCTCCAGTTCTGCCCTCGCCCTGGATTCCTCGGTTAAGATAGGACTCTGGTCCAAACCGGTCACGTGCTTAAATCCTCTTCGGGCAAACTCAAGGACATGCCTGCCAAGCCCCGAACCGATATCGACAATTCCTTGATGCTTGTTCAAATCAAGTACATCAATCATGAAGTCGACCTCCCTGCGCGTCTGCTCGATTCCGATTGAATCCAGATCGAGTCCGGCATATGTCAAATCAAAGAAAGTCTCCCACCACTGCACTCCATGAAATTGATTCTTAATCCCGTGGGGGCCCCGATTATTTTCACCCGGCGCTTCTGCTTTGCATCCGTTCGGGGATTCCAATAAACTATCCTTTCGGAGAGCATTTAAATCTGTCGAGTTTTCCATTCGAAAATTCTCCTTTAACACTCCTCCAGGATCTCGTGAGAGATCCGAGTCCTTGCTTGGGGGAAGTATCTTCTCACAAGATCCTAGGGTGCAGGTTTTGATTGTTTACCGTCAAGATCGCTTTCGACGTCGGCGTCTCCGCCTATGTCGCTAATATCAGATTCCATATATCCTCCTTGTTAAGACTTTACGGCTAAGAGCTTCTGCCTCTGGTGGCTAAGAGACAGCGGCTCCCTGTCAAGCGTACCCCAGGCTGCCTTGAACTCCAGTCCTGCTCTGGCAAACATCGCTACAAGCTCGTGAAGAGAGTACATGCGCAGGCTCAGCTCATGCTTCGTCGTGCCGTCCTTGGCGAAGTAAGTCCAGTTGCAGTTATT carries:
- a CDS encoding class I SAM-dependent methyltransferase encodes the protein MSNNHEFEQDAPWWKTFFDDSYARLGLEIIETERTRKEVDFIIDALKLQKQERVLDLACGMGRHALELARRGFTGVTGLDVTGQYLQKAREIKNKEDLNVRFLEGDMRSIPFEREFDACYNYFTSFGFFAEERDNLDVIASVAGSLKPGGRFLIETINRDYMAKSFVKQGWFEKDGEFVLKKFDFDLATSTLFSTWIYLKGKHKIEREVRILMYSLHEMVAMLERNGLEFLDAWGSSKKEPLTWEHQRLIVLAEKEK
- a CDS encoding class I SAM-dependent methyltransferase: MTNIQNNRYRGTENTAQQSSGATEWWQNFFDDDWKRFSFDAHTPKLTSRQVDFIIHALDLKPGEKVLDLCCGIGRHALELASRGFKHVIGQDFCRQYLEHAAKEAKRMGFKLDLIESDMRRIPGYGKLDAIYSWHTSFGYFEDERENEKVADAVGGALRQGGRFLLDSNNRDWVLRNFAEQTWHGEAPNYVLEKNSFDLATSTHHGEWTFVDKDGKPRTRRMQLRQYSLHELADMFARYGLNYVKAWGSIEGDSFTLDSRRMIILFSKGEVDSKSIARELR
- a CDS encoding class I SAM-dependent methyltransferase, producing MENSTDLNALRKDSLLESPNGCKAEAPGENNRGPHGIKNQFHGVQWWETFFDLTYAGLDLDSIGIEQTRREVDFMIDVLDLNKHQGIVDIGSGLGRHVLEFARRGFKHVTGLDQSPILTEESRARAELENLAPRFITGDARGLPYSGEFERAYIWMNLLGYFEDPADDARILASAARALKPGGKLLLDIIHRDWVIRNFSSNGWKRVNNEYILEDRTFDLITSTVYSSWTMITHTGTYHRQMRLRLYSLNELIGMFSQSGLRFEDAWANLDKVPATFDAYHLKILAIKE